A genomic window from Streptomyces broussonetiae includes:
- a CDS encoding sodium:solute symporter family transporter, with product MSARLVDPIGSDAKVPVIIAFLIFVGASLLWLFTLVTAQEDNPDRLHVADRSLSPVFNGFAMAGEQISVVILLAIPGAIALFGYDGFTAAIDGLLTLGVMLLLAQRIRDSRRYTLGDLFALRATGPLPRAMATLVTLIIAVPLLLLQLRAVGIVASLLLGLSTDGAQVVCTVLMGCLVACFAGVADLRGTGFMQVVKVPLTLVTLAVVTLLALGKFHWDAGSLLSAAVGRSSAPDAYLSPGLWPYTTSLGPLNMLADHVVVILGASVTPHLILRISASRSGRSARRSMSIAAGLVGTFTLLLITTGFASAAVVGSGDIGSVDADGQSSPILLASRVLPAGSAPRVVLITAVACVAFLATLTTVSSVTFAAAVSFAHDVFSRTNRRRTDVAEVRVLRLALVALCTVVLSLSAATHRYPIDFLFDFSMSVAASCVFPVLIYSFFWSRFNRRGLLWAVHGGLLICTVLMAFSPSVSGTAYALCPNARFDWYPFQTPGLVSVPAAFLLGWLGSVMPWKATGSRKPRR from the coding sequence TTGAGCGCCCGCCTGGTCGACCCGATCGGTTCCGACGCCAAGGTCCCCGTGATCATCGCCTTCCTGATCTTCGTCGGGGCGTCACTGCTATGGCTGTTCACGCTCGTCACGGCGCAGGAGGACAACCCGGACAGGCTTCACGTCGCCGACCGGTCCCTCTCCCCGGTCTTCAACGGCTTCGCCATGGCGGGCGAGCAGATCTCCGTTGTCATCCTGCTGGCGATTCCCGGTGCCATCGCCCTGTTCGGCTACGACGGGTTCACCGCCGCGATCGACGGTCTGCTCACCCTCGGCGTGATGCTGCTCCTCGCGCAGAGAATCCGCGACAGCCGCCGGTACACGCTCGGCGACCTCTTCGCCCTGCGCGCGACCGGGCCGCTCCCCCGCGCCATGGCAACCCTCGTGACGCTGATCATCGCAGTTCCCCTCCTCCTGCTCCAGCTGCGCGCGGTCGGCATCGTGGCATCGCTCCTGCTCGGTCTGTCGACCGACGGCGCCCAGGTGGTGTGCACCGTGTTGATGGGCTGCCTCGTCGCATGCTTCGCCGGCGTAGCCGATCTGCGGGGCACCGGTTTCATGCAGGTCGTCAAGGTGCCCCTCACCCTGGTGACCCTTGCCGTGGTCACCTTGCTGGCGCTGGGGAAGTTCCACTGGGACGCCGGGAGCCTGCTCTCGGCCGCGGTGGGCAGGAGCTCGGCGCCCGACGCGTACCTCAGCCCTGGGCTGTGGCCGTACACGACGAGTCTCGGCCCGCTCAACATGCTCGCCGACCACGTGGTCGTGATTCTCGGCGCGTCCGTCACGCCTCACCTGATCCTGCGCATCAGCGCGTCCCGCTCCGGGCGCTCCGCGCGACGGTCCATGAGCATCGCTGCAGGGCTGGTCGGAACTTTCACCCTTCTGCTGATCACGACGGGATTCGCGTCGGCCGCCGTGGTGGGCAGTGGTGACATCGGCTCGGTCGACGCCGACGGCCAGTCGTCCCCGATCCTGCTGGCTTCACGGGTCCTGCCCGCCGGATCGGCGCCGCGCGTGGTGCTCATCACCGCCGTGGCGTGTGTCGCCTTCCTCGCCACGCTGACGACCGTGAGCAGCGTGACCTTCGCCGCCGCGGTCTCCTTCGCGCACGATGTGTTCTCACGGACCAACCGGCGCCGCACCGACGTCGCAGAAGTACGGGTCCTACGGCTGGCCCTCGTGGCCCTGTGCACGGTCGTCCTGTCGCTGTCCGCCGCCACGCACCGGTATCCGATCGATTTCCTGTTCGACTTCTCCATGAGTGTCGCGGCGTCGTGCGTCTTTCCCGTCCTGATCTACTCCTTCTTCTGGAGCAGGTTCAACCGCAGGGGACTGCTGTGGGCCGTCCACGGGGGCCTGCTGATCTGCACCGTGCTCATGGCCTTCTCGCCCTCCGTCTCGGGGACCGCGTACGCACTGTGCCCGAACGCGCGTTTCGACTGGTATCCGTTCCAGACGCCGGGCCTGGTCTCGGTGCCGGCGGCTTTCCTCCTGGGGTGGCTTGGCAGCGTCATGCCGTGGAAGGCGACAGGGAGCCGGAAGCCGAGGCGATAG
- a CDS encoding acyl-CoA dehydrogenase, whose protein sequence is MDSLLLSRRDLDFLLHDWLDVTALTRRPRYADHDRDTFDAVLELSEALATRHFEPHNKKNDAVEPRFDGERVHIIPEVKEALRVFAEAGLTGAAMDYDVGGQQLPHVVANACMAWFQAANVGTAAYPFLTIGNANLLQAHGSKEQIDTYVRPMVEGRFFGTMCLSEPQAGSSLADITTRAVPQGDGTYRISGTKMWISGGDHDLSENIVHLVLAKIPGGPAGVKGISLFIVPKFLVGPDGTLGERNDVVLAGLNHKMGYRGTTNTLLNFGEGRYTPAGAPGAVGYLVGEAHQGLTYMFHMMNEARIGVGQGAAALGYTGYLHALDYARTRPQGRPLTGKNADAPQVPIIEHADVRRMLLAQKSYAEGALALVLYCSRLLDEEHTAEQESERARARLLLDVLTPIAKSWPSQWCLAANDLAIQVHGGYGYTREYNVEQFYRDNRLNPIHEGTHGIHGLDLLGRKVVMNGGEGLRLLLETLTATTARATAAGGEAAELAAWLEEAAAGVERTTATLWSTADPATALANASVYLEAVGHVVLAWIWLEQFLVLGDDTDDFREGKRQAARYFFRWELPRTAAQFDLLDSLDRTTTDCRPEWF, encoded by the coding sequence ATGGATTCTCTGCTGCTCTCCCGGCGCGACCTCGATTTCCTGCTCCACGACTGGCTGGACGTCACAGCGCTGACCCGCCGCCCCCGCTACGCCGACCACGACCGGGACACGTTCGACGCGGTTCTGGAGCTGAGCGAGGCCCTCGCCACCCGGCACTTCGAACCGCACAACAAGAAGAACGACGCCGTGGAGCCCCGCTTCGACGGCGAGCGGGTGCACATCATCCCGGAGGTCAAGGAGGCCCTGCGGGTGTTCGCCGAGGCCGGACTGACCGGCGCCGCCATGGACTACGACGTCGGCGGACAGCAGCTTCCCCACGTGGTCGCGAACGCTTGCATGGCCTGGTTCCAGGCCGCGAACGTCGGCACCGCCGCGTACCCCTTCCTCACGATCGGCAATGCCAACCTGCTCCAGGCGCACGGCAGCAAGGAGCAGATCGACACCTACGTGCGCCCCATGGTCGAGGGCCGCTTCTTCGGCACCATGTGCCTCTCCGAACCCCAGGCGGGATCCTCGCTGGCCGACATCACCACCCGGGCGGTGCCGCAGGGTGACGGCACCTACAGGATCTCCGGCACCAAGATGTGGATCTCCGGTGGCGACCACGACCTGAGCGAGAACATCGTCCACCTGGTGCTGGCCAAGATCCCCGGCGGCCCGGCGGGCGTCAAGGGCATCTCCCTCTTCATCGTGCCCAAGTTCCTCGTCGGGCCGGACGGCACCCTGGGAGAGCGCAACGACGTGGTGCTGGCCGGCCTCAACCACAAGATGGGCTACCGGGGCACCACCAACACCCTGCTCAACTTCGGCGAGGGCCGGTACACCCCGGCCGGAGCCCCCGGCGCCGTGGGATACCTGGTGGGCGAGGCCCACCAGGGGCTCACCTACATGTTCCACATGATGAACGAGGCTCGCATCGGCGTCGGTCAGGGTGCGGCGGCGCTCGGCTACACCGGCTATCTGCACGCCCTCGACTACGCACGCACCCGTCCCCAGGGGCGCCCGCTGACGGGCAAGAACGCCGACGCCCCACAGGTCCCCATCATCGAGCACGCCGACGTACGGCGGATGCTGCTGGCCCAGAAGAGCTACGCGGAGGGTGCGCTCGCCCTCGTCCTGTACTGCAGCCGTCTCCTCGACGAGGAGCACACCGCCGAGCAGGAGTCCGAGCGCGCCCGCGCCCGGCTGCTGCTGGACGTCCTGACGCCCATCGCCAAGAGCTGGCCGTCGCAGTGGTGCCTGGCGGCCAACGACCTCGCCATCCAGGTGCACGGCGGTTATGGCTACACCCGGGAGTACAACGTCGAGCAGTTCTACCGGGACAACCGGCTCAACCCCATTCACGAGGGCACCCACGGCATCCACGGACTGGACCTGCTCGGCCGCAAGGTCGTCATGAACGGCGGTGAAGGGCTGAGGCTGCTTCTCGAGACCCTCACGGCCACCACGGCCCGGGCGACGGCGGCCGGCGGCGAAGCGGCCGAACTGGCGGCCTGGTTGGAGGAGGCCGCGGCCGGCGTCGAGCGGACCACCGCCACCCTGTGGTCGACGGCAGACCCCGCGACCGCGCTGGCCAACGCCTCCGTCTACCTGGAAGCCGTCGGTCATGTGGTGCTGGCCTGGATCTGGCTGGAGCAGTTCCTGGTGCTGGGGGACGACACGGACGACTTCCGTGAGGGCAAGCGGCAGGCGGCCCGGTATTTCTTTCGGTGGGAACTCCCGCGTACGGCAGCCCAGTTCGACCTTCTGGACAGCCTGGACCGTACGACGACGGACTGCCGGCCCGAGTGGTTCTGA
- a CDS encoding SDR family NAD(P)-dependent oxidoreductase: MNSTKTSADGSADIFDLTGRRAVVTGASRGIGRAIAIAFAQRGAHVIGMARSEDGLKETAALAEGAPGSLDVHATDLRSPHAVEAAVAVAAERLGGIDILVNNAADDHDSSIEDTDLAVFQRVQELNLQSCWVMIRAASPLLKDGGGKVINIASVLGLVGIRDNSAYIAAKHGLVGLTKAVALEWARKNVQVNAIAPGYVETAMLGDLKGNEALAAYVRKTTPQGRWSQPEEYAGPAVFLASAASDFMTGQVLVVDGGYSAQ, translated from the coding sequence ATGAACTCGACCAAGACTTCTGCAGACGGATCCGCCGACATCTTCGATCTCACCGGGCGACGCGCCGTCGTCACCGGCGCCAGCCGCGGCATCGGCCGGGCGATCGCGATCGCCTTCGCGCAGCGGGGCGCGCACGTCATCGGCATGGCCCGCTCCGAGGACGGTCTCAAGGAGACGGCGGCGCTCGCCGAGGGCGCCCCCGGAAGCCTTGACGTCCATGCCACCGACCTTCGTTCCCCGCATGCCGTGGAGGCGGCGGTCGCCGTTGCCGCCGAACGGCTCGGCGGCATCGACATCCTCGTCAACAACGCCGCGGACGACCACGATTCGTCGATCGAGGACACCGACCTCGCGGTTTTCCAGCGGGTCCAGGAGCTGAACCTGCAGTCCTGCTGGGTGATGATCCGGGCTGCGTCCCCGTTGCTCAAGGACGGTGGCGGCAAGGTCATCAACATCGCGTCGGTGCTCGGCCTCGTCGGCATCCGCGACAACAGCGCCTACATCGCCGCCAAGCACGGCCTGGTCGGTCTCACCAAGGCCGTCGCCCTCGAATGGGCGCGCAAGAACGTCCAGGTGAACGCGATCGCACCGGGGTACGTCGAGACGGCGATGCTGGGTGATCTCAAGGGGAACGAGGCGCTGGCGGCGTATGTCAGGAAGACGACGCCGCAGGGTCGCTGGTCCCAGCCGGAGGAGTACGCGGGCCCGGCGGTCTTCCTGGCTTCGGCCGCCTCGGACTTCATGACGGGGCAGGTGCTCGTCGTCGACGGTGGCTACAGCGCGCAGTGA
- a CDS encoding acyl-CoA dehydrogenase family protein: MHRTVFDEDHESFRQTLRSFIEAEVLPVYDEWYAAGQVPRDFYHQLGELGIFGISVPEEFGGAGLDTHKFEAVLTEETARAGVLFGCTGAHVLLSLPYITMLATDEQKKRYLPKFVTGEEMWALAMTEPDTGSDVAGVKTTAKRSEDGTHYFLNGAKTFITGGVLADRVIVCARTAPPREDDRRFGLSLFAVDTKSEGYSIGRKLDKLGLRTSDTAELAFVDVKVPAEDLLGEENQGFSYLGRNLSSERWGIAHSAYAQAAAAVRFAREYVAQRTVFGKPVAHFQNTRFELAACQAEVDAAEAVTDRALEALDAGELTPAEAASVKLFCTEVADRVIDRCLQLHGGYGYINEYPVARLYADSRVNRIYGGTSEVMKMIIAKGMGL, encoded by the coding sequence ATGCACCGCACCGTGTTCGACGAGGACCACGAGTCCTTCCGCCAGACCCTTCGTTCCTTCATCGAGGCCGAGGTGCTCCCCGTCTACGACGAGTGGTACGCGGCCGGCCAGGTGCCCCGGGACTTCTATCACCAACTGGGTGAGCTGGGCATCTTCGGCATCAGCGTGCCCGAGGAATTCGGCGGCGCGGGCCTGGACACGCACAAGTTCGAAGCCGTGCTCACCGAGGAGACCGCCCGTGCGGGCGTTCTGTTCGGCTGCACCGGTGCGCACGTGCTGCTCTCGCTGCCGTACATCACGATGCTGGCCACGGACGAGCAGAAGAAGCGGTACCTGCCGAAGTTCGTCACCGGCGAGGAGATGTGGGCGCTCGCCATGACCGAGCCGGATACCGGCTCGGACGTCGCCGGCGTGAAGACCACGGCCAAGCGCTCCGAGGACGGCACGCACTACTTCCTCAACGGCGCCAAGACCTTCATCACCGGTGGCGTCCTCGCCGACCGTGTCATCGTCTGCGCTCGCACGGCCCCGCCGCGCGAGGACGACCGTCGCTTCGGTCTCTCGCTGTTCGCGGTCGACACCAAGTCCGAGGGGTACTCCATCGGCCGCAAGCTGGACAAGCTCGGTCTGAGGACCTCCGACACCGCCGAGCTGGCGTTCGTCGACGTCAAGGTGCCGGCCGAGGATCTCCTGGGTGAGGAGAACCAGGGCTTCTCCTACCTCGGCAGGAACCTGTCGTCCGAGCGCTGGGGCATCGCCCACAGCGCTTACGCGCAGGCCGCCGCGGCAGTGCGCTTCGCGCGGGAGTACGTCGCGCAGCGCACCGTCTTCGGCAAGCCGGTGGCCCACTTCCAGAACACCAGGTTCGAGCTGGCGGCCTGCCAGGCCGAGGTGGACGCGGCCGAGGCCGTCACCGACCGTGCGCTGGAGGCCCTTGACGCGGGTGAGCTGACGCCGGCCGAGGCCGCGAGCGTCAAGCTGTTCTGTACGGAGGTGGCGGACCGGGTCATCGACCGCTGCCTGCAACTGCATGGCGGCTACGGCTACATCAACGAGTACCCGGTCGCCCGCCTGTACGCCGACAGCCGGGTCAACCGCATCTACGGCGGCACGTCCGAGGTGATGAAGATGATCATCGCGAAGGGCATGGGCCTCTGA
- a CDS encoding NDMA-dependent alcohol dehydrogenase, translating to MKTRAAVLTGLNQPFEILELDLDGPREGEVLIRFVAAGLCHSDLHLPSGDLPSRLPIVAGHEGAGVIEEVGPGVTKVKPGVHVVCSFIPSCGICRYCSTGRQNLCDLGEFLLDGQMLDGTFRFHHEGTDVGGMCSLGTFSQYATVSQYSVVKIDESIPLEKAVLVGCGVPSGWGTAVNTGNVRAGDTTVIFGAGGLGMNTVQAAVHAGAKNVVVVDPQEFKRETALKFGATHAFADAAPALEAIAEMTRGQMADQALILVGTVDETVVQSAFSAIGKGGVVVVTGLANMEHLTVHVSGAELTLWEKTIKGSLFGSSNPQYDIVKLLGLYQAGRLRLDELITRQYRLEEINEGYQDLVEGRNIRGVLIHEH from the coding sequence ATGAAGACCAGAGCCGCCGTCCTGACCGGCCTCAACCAGCCGTTCGAGATCCTCGAGCTCGACCTGGACGGGCCGCGTGAGGGTGAGGTCCTGATCCGCTTCGTCGCGGCCGGCCTGTGCCACTCCGATCTCCACCTGCCGAGCGGCGACCTCCCGTCCCGCCTGCCCATCGTCGCCGGCCATGAGGGAGCCGGAGTCATCGAGGAGGTCGGCCCCGGCGTCACCAAGGTCAAGCCCGGCGTCCACGTCGTGTGCAGCTTCATCCCCAGCTGCGGGATCTGCCGCTACTGCTCCACGGGCCGGCAGAACCTGTGCGACCTCGGCGAGTTCCTGCTGGATGGCCAGATGCTCGACGGCACCTTCCGCTTCCACCACGAGGGCACGGACGTCGGCGGCATGTGCTCGCTCGGCACGTTCTCGCAGTACGCGACGGTGTCCCAGTACTCGGTGGTCAAGATCGACGAGTCGATCCCGCTGGAGAAGGCCGTCCTCGTCGGCTGCGGCGTCCCGTCCGGATGGGGTACCGCCGTCAACACCGGTAACGTGCGCGCCGGCGACACCACCGTCATTTTTGGCGCCGGTGGCCTCGGGATGAACACCGTGCAGGCCGCCGTGCACGCCGGCGCGAAGAACGTGGTGGTGGTCGACCCGCAGGAGTTCAAGCGCGAGACCGCCCTGAAGTTCGGCGCCACGCACGCCTTCGCCGACGCCGCGCCGGCGCTCGAAGCGATCGCCGAGATGACCCGGGGGCAGATGGCCGACCAGGCCCTGATCCTCGTCGGCACCGTCGACGAGACGGTGGTGCAGTCCGCCTTCTCGGCCATCGGCAAGGGCGGCGTCGTCGTCGTGACCGGTCTGGCGAACATGGAGCACCTCACAGTGCACGTCTCGGGCGCGGAACTGACGCTGTGGGAGAAGACCATCAAGGGGTCGCTCTTCGGCAGCTCAAACCCTCAGTACGACATCGTCAAGCTGCTCGGCCTCTACCAGGCCGGCCGGCTCAGGCTCGACGAGCTCATCACCAGGCAGTACCGGCTCGAAGAGATCAACGAGGGGTACCAGGATCTGGTCGAGGGCAGGAACATCCGAGGCGTACTCATCCACGAACACTGA
- a CDS encoding response regulator transcription factor yields MDENELVQAGLRAILSDEAWVASCLVAASAKMAWHVAQRHHPQLVLVSASLGGKSGLELCRTFKEHMSHVRVVMMSGEGRLSASMALQHGAVASLSKHMPRAIIAAALRRVAEGARVFPIDVKPSAVQLSPRELDILQHVAAGLSNPEVAASLNLSRHTVKQHTSAVYRKLGVRNRAQAASRAQELGLLV; encoded by the coding sequence GTGGACGAGAACGAGCTGGTGCAGGCCGGATTGCGCGCGATTCTGTCGGATGAGGCATGGGTGGCGTCGTGCCTGGTGGCGGCCTCGGCCAAGATGGCGTGGCATGTGGCCCAGCGGCATCATCCGCAACTGGTCCTCGTGAGTGCCTCGCTCGGTGGCAAGTCGGGGCTGGAGCTGTGCCGGACGTTCAAGGAGCACATGTCGCACGTCCGGGTTGTGATGATGTCGGGCGAGGGGCGCCTGTCCGCATCCATGGCTCTCCAGCACGGAGCGGTTGCCTCCCTTTCGAAGCACATGCCGCGAGCGATCATCGCGGCCGCGCTGCGGCGCGTTGCCGAGGGGGCCCGGGTCTTCCCGATCGACGTGAAGCCGTCGGCTGTTCAGTTGTCCCCGCGCGAGCTGGACATCCTGCAGCACGTGGCCGCAGGGCTCAGCAATCCCGAGGTCGCGGCGTCGTTGAACCTCTCCCGGCACACCGTCAAGCAGCACACGAGCGCTGTCTACCGCAAGCTCGGAGTGCGCAACCGGGCCCAGGCGGCCAGCCGTGCCCAGGAACTCGGGCTCCTCGTCTGA
- a CDS encoding helix-turn-helix domain-containing protein codes for MERRRLILETAEALLGEQGYESATLRAIGERSGIPAASVHHYFSDRLHPPRYRGARCPWQARSCPACSQARHGCRAQTRSPSSWARLAAWARLRTPSLR; via the coding sequence GTGGAGCGCAGGCGGCTCATTCTCGAAACCGCCGAGGCGCTGCTCGGCGAGCAGGGGTACGAGTCCGCCACCCTGAGGGCGATCGGTGAGCGGTCGGGCATCCCGGCTGCCTCCGTCCACCACTACTTCTCCGATCGGCTGCACCCCCCCAGATATCGGGGTGCGCGGTGCCCATGGCAGGCGCGAAGCTGTCCGGCGTGCAGTCAGGCGCGGCATGGGTGCCGGGCTCAGACGAGGAGCCCGAGTTCCTGGGCACGGCTGGCCGCCTGGGCCCGGTTGCGCACTCCGAGCTTGCGGTAG
- a CDS encoding NAD-dependent succinate-semialdehyde dehydrogenase, with translation MSTYAVVDPTTGETVKEYAALSDDELAAKLDRAGAAYRTWGRTSSAAERATLLRNAAALFVERRAVLATIISREMGKPTNQGVLEVDFAAAIFEYYADHAEEFLADEPVPLAWGEGTAVIRRQPLGILLGVMPWNYPYYQVARFAAPNLMAGNTILLKHASQCPESAAAIEQLLLDADFPTGAYENVYATYAQIDAVIADPRVAGVSVTGSEKAGAMVAATAGRHLKKAVLELGGSDPFILLSTDDLDAAVEAALGARFYDNAGQACNGAKRYIVIEELYDAFLEKVVSTLAELKPGAPAAENTVLGPVSSVGAAEGLEKLLNRAIEGGARVALGGTRDGSFFDPTVLVDIDPGNQAAKEEFFGPFAHVYRVSSEEEAIAVANDTPFGLGSYVFTTDPEQAQRVADRIEAGMVYVNVVGAEEPGLPFGGVKLSGFGRELGRFGAEEFVNRKLIRVGA, from the coding sequence GTGAGTACCTACGCGGTTGTCGACCCCACCACCGGGGAGACCGTCAAGGAGTACGCCGCATTGTCGGACGACGAGCTGGCAGCGAAGCTCGACCGTGCCGGCGCGGCGTATCGCACGTGGGGCCGTACCTCGTCGGCTGCGGAGCGCGCGACGCTGTTGCGCAACGCCGCGGCGCTGTTCGTGGAGCGTCGAGCGGTGCTGGCGACCATCATCAGCCGCGAGATGGGCAAGCCGACCAACCAGGGTGTTCTGGAGGTCGACTTCGCAGCCGCCATCTTCGAGTACTACGCGGACCATGCCGAGGAGTTCCTGGCCGACGAGCCGGTCCCGCTGGCGTGGGGCGAGGGCACCGCGGTGATCCGGCGCCAGCCCCTCGGGATCCTGCTGGGCGTCATGCCGTGGAACTACCCCTATTACCAGGTCGCGCGTTTCGCCGCGCCCAACCTGATGGCCGGGAACACCATTCTGCTCAAGCACGCCTCCCAGTGCCCTGAGTCCGCGGCGGCCATCGAGCAACTGCTGCTGGACGCCGACTTCCCCACCGGCGCCTACGAGAACGTCTACGCCACCTATGCCCAGATCGACGCCGTCATCGCCGACCCCCGGGTCGCCGGTGTCTCGGTCACGGGGTCGGAAAAGGCCGGTGCGATGGTCGCGGCAACCGCCGGACGTCACCTCAAGAAGGCAGTCCTCGAGCTCGGCGGCTCGGACCCGTTCATCCTGCTGAGCACCGATGACCTCGACGCGGCCGTGGAGGCCGCGCTGGGTGCCCGCTTCTACGACAACGCCGGTCAGGCGTGCAACGGCGCGAAGCGGTACATCGTCATCGAAGAGCTCTACGACGCCTTCCTGGAGAAGGTGGTCTCGACGCTGGCCGAGCTCAAGCCGGGCGCTCCGGCCGCCGAGAACACCGTGCTCGGACCGGTCTCCTCGGTCGGCGCCGCGGAGGGGCTCGAGAAGCTGCTGAACCGCGCGATCGAGGGCGGAGCCAGGGTCGCGCTGGGCGGCACGCGCGACGGGAGCTTCTTCGATCCGACCGTCCTGGTCGACATCGACCCCGGTAACCAGGCGGCCAAGGAGGAGTTCTTCGGGCCGTTCGCACACGTGTACCGCGTGAGTTCGGAGGAGGAGGCGATCGCGGTCGCGAACGACACGCCGTTCGGTCTCGGCTCGTACGTGTTCACCACCGACCCCGAGCAGGCGCAGCGCGTCGCCGACCGGATCGAGGCCGGCATGGTGTACGTCAACGTCGTCGGTGCCGAGGAGCCCGGCCTCCCGTTCGGTGGCGTCAAGCTGTCCGGCTTCGGTCGCGAGCTCGGTCGGTTCGGCGCCGAGGAGTTCGTCAACCGCAAGCTGATCCGGGTCGGCGCCTGA
- a CDS encoding cytochrome P450, giving the protein MTADELPEDLTLADFDLWKDGPPHGIFSDLRAKCPVHWSPGIPVLPEEEGFWSLTKADDIARVSRDWRTFSSERMGIDITNQQIPIEFARAEFIGMDPPKHDRIKQLFLAGFTNEQIGRHEDWIRQIVVTVLDCLDAAETCDLVSAVSQPVVARVIHRLLGIPEEEDVKWADYMKRYMGRDDPDLNPGGIDAYVNELLPTLMQEVTHMIDARRANPTDDLISVLVHAEIDGQTLSTEEIMYGTLLLIGAGNDSTMATYVSAMKALMENPDQRRLVLDDMSLVPSLVEEALRMFPAFSMMRRTATRDVEIGGRLIKENDKVVMWYPSSNRDEDKYDDPHRFDVTRNPEHQAFGAGGRHFCLGNALARLELRLMIEETLKRYPEMEIVGEAPHAESFFINQVKALPVKLGRRAG; this is encoded by the coding sequence ATGACCGCGGACGAACTGCCGGAGGACCTGACCCTCGCGGACTTCGACCTGTGGAAGGACGGGCCGCCGCACGGGATCTTCAGCGATCTGCGTGCGAAGTGCCCGGTGCACTGGTCACCCGGCATCCCCGTCCTGCCCGAGGAGGAGGGTTTCTGGTCGCTGACCAAGGCCGACGACATCGCCAGGGTCAGCCGCGACTGGCGAACCTTCTCGTCGGAGCGCATGGGCATCGACATCACCAACCAGCAGATCCCGATCGAGTTCGCGCGTGCCGAGTTCATCGGCATGGACCCGCCGAAGCACGACCGGATCAAGCAGCTCTTCCTGGCGGGCTTCACGAACGAGCAGATCGGCCGGCACGAGGACTGGATCCGCCAGATCGTCGTCACGGTCCTCGACTGCCTCGACGCCGCGGAGACCTGCGACCTGGTGAGCGCCGTCTCCCAGCCCGTCGTCGCGCGGGTCATCCACCGCCTCCTCGGTATCCCGGAGGAGGAGGACGTCAAGTGGGCCGACTACATGAAGCGGTACATGGGCCGTGACGACCCGGACCTGAACCCGGGCGGCATCGACGCCTACGTCAACGAGCTCCTGCCGACCCTGATGCAGGAGGTCACCCACATGATCGACGCCCGCCGTGCGAACCCCACCGACGACCTGATCAGCGTCCTCGTGCACGCCGAGATCGACGGGCAGACGCTCTCGACCGAGGAGATCATGTACGGCACGCTGCTCCTGATCGGTGCCGGCAACGACAGCACGATGGCGACGTACGTGAGCGCGATGAAGGCGCTGATGGAAAACCCCGACCAGCGCCGGCTGGTCCTCGACGACATGTCGCTCGTGCCGAGCTTGGTCGAGGAGGCTTTGCGAATGTTTCCGGCGTTCTCGATGATGCGCCGTACGGCGACCAGGGACGTCGAGATCGGCGGCCGGCTGATCAAGGAGAACGACAAGGTCGTCATGTGGTACCCGTCGTCCAACCGGGACGAGGACAAGTACGACGACCCGCACCGCTTCGACGTGACCCGCAACCCGGAGCACCAGGCATTCGGAGCCGGTGGCCGTCACTTCTGCCTCGGCAACGCGCTGGCCCGGCTCGAGCTGCGGCTGATGATCGAGGAGACGCTGAAGCGCTACCCGGAGATGGAGATCGTCGGCGAGGCGCCGCACGCCGAGTCGTTCTTCATCAACCAGGTCAAGGCGCTGCCGGTGAAGCTGGGCCGCCGCGCCGGGTGA
- a CDS encoding TetR/AcrR family transcriptional regulator — translation MAHIPADERREQFISAAVAVIAEVGVEGASTRRIAEAAKAPLAALHYCFRYKERLLLDVFDRILESHRADTASIDGRGRSVADVAVDLLSRTLEWGLRNLDEARAEFDLALWAARQETGLGVQMYASFIDMWTATLRQADPALTAAELDATVRLVIALADGLGLQMLSHQDDARTRRNTEEAAVMLAAHLRARYGGP, via the coding sequence ATGGCACACATTCCGGCCGATGAGCGGCGCGAGCAGTTCATCTCCGCGGCGGTCGCGGTGATCGCCGAGGTCGGCGTCGAGGGCGCCAGCACGCGGCGGATCGCCGAGGCGGCCAAGGCGCCACTGGCCGCCCTCCACTACTGCTTCCGGTACAAGGAGCGTCTGCTCCTCGACGTGTTCGACCGGATTCTGGAGTCGCACCGTGCGGACACCGCGTCGATCGACGGCCGCGGCCGGAGCGTGGCCGACGTCGCGGTGGACCTGCTCAGCCGCACCCTCGAGTGGGGCCTTCGCAACCTGGACGAGGCTCGTGCCGAGTTCGACCTCGCCCTGTGGGCGGCCCGCCAGGAGACCGGCCTCGGCGTGCAGATGTACGCCAGCTTCATCGACATGTGGACCGCGACGCTGCGGCAGGCGGACCCCGCGCTTACGGCCGCGGAGCTCGACGCGACCGTCCGCCTCGTCATCGCCCTGGCGGACGGGCTCGGCCTGCAGATGCTCTCGCACCAGGACGACGCTCGGACGCGCCGGAACACCGAGGAGGCCGCGGTCATGCTCGCAGCACATCTCCGGGCGCGCTACGGCGGCCCCTGA